A single window of Gossypium hirsutum isolate 1008001.06 chromosome A10, Gossypium_hirsutum_v2.1, whole genome shotgun sequence DNA harbors:
- the LOC107925158 gene encoding chitinase-like protein 1 precursor, with product MADFKKATALILTVALLVNLALMVDADGDDDKKIRVRKHKGEKQCIQGWECSYWSKYCCNKTVSDVFQVYQFEDLFAKRNSPVAHAVGFWDYHSFILAASIYEPLGFGTTGGKRMQMKEVAAFLAHVGAKTSCGDGVIDGGPLAWGLCFKREMSPSQDYCDDYYKYMYPCAPGAQYYGRGALPIYWNYNYGAAGDGIKVDLLHHPEYLEQNATIAFQAAIWRWMTPIKKNQPSAHDIFVGNWKPTKNDTEEKRGPTFGSTMNVLYGDYTCGQGDIDPMNIIISHYLHYLDLLGVGREEAGPHEELSCAEQKAFNPTPAPPAASAS from the exons ATGGCTGACTTCAAGAAAGCCACTGCTTTGATTCTCACAGTGGCTTTGCTTGTGAATCTCGCTTTAATGGTTGATGCTGATGGTGATGATGATAAGAAGATTCGAGTCAGGAAACATAAGGGTGAGAAGCAGTGTATACAAGGATGGGAATGTTCCTACTGGTCGAAATATTGTTGCAACAAAACGGTTTCAGATGTCTTCCAGGTTTATCAATTTGAGGACCTGTTTGCTAAAAGGAATTCGCCGGTGGCTCATGCTGTTGGATTTTGGGATTACCATTCTTTTATTTTGGCTGCTTCCATTTATGAGCCTTTGGGTTTTGGGACTACTGGTGGTAAGCGTATGCAAATGAAGGAAGTCGCGGCTTTTCTTGCACATGTCGGCGCCAAGACATCTT GTGGAGATGGTGTCATAGACGGAGGACCGTTGGCATGGGGTCTTTGCTTCAAGAGAGAAATGAGTCCTAGCCAGGATTACTGTGATGATTACTACAAATACATGTATCCATGTGCCCCTGGAGCTCAATACTATGGCCGTGGTGCTTTGCCAATTTACTG GAACTACAACTATGGAGCTGCTGGCGATGGTATAAAAGTTGATTTGTTGCACCACCCTGAGTATCTCGAGCAGAACGCAACTATTGCTTTCCAGGCCGCTATCTGGAGGTGGATGACCCCAATCAAGAAGAACCAACCTTCAGCACACGACATTTTCGTGGGCAACTGGAAACCAACCAAGAACGACACAGAGGAAAAACGGGGTCCTACTTTTGGCTCCACCATGAACGTTCTCTACGGAGATTACACTTGCGGGCAAGGCGATATTGATCCCATGAACATCATCATCTCCCATTACCTTCATTACCTTGACTTACTAGGTGTCGGGCGAGAGGAAGCAGGGCCACACGAGGAGCTAAGCTGTGCCGAGCAGAAAGCATTCAACCCAACCCCAGCTCCACCTGCTGCCAGTGCTTCCTAA
- the LOC107925159 gene encoding LOW QUALITY PROTEIN: vacuolar protein sorting-associated protein 2 homolog 2 (The sequence of the model RefSeq protein was modified relative to this genomic sequence to represent the inferred CDS: inserted 1 base in 1 codon): MLKIFKKKTSPKDALRTSKREMAVATRGVEREIASLQLEEKXLVAEIKKTAKTGNEAATRILARQLVRLRQQITNLQGSRAQIRGVATHTQALYASTSISTGMKGATKAMVAMNKQMAPAKQAKVIKEFQKQSAQMDMTIEMMSEAIDETLDKDEAEEETEELTNQVLDEIGVDIASQLSSAPKGRIASKNAAPPVNVKSEPTTDVDDLEKRLASLRRL, from the exons ATGTTGAAGATCTTCAAGAAGAAAACATCTCCCAAAG ATGCTTTGCGGACGAGCAAGAGAGAAATGGCGGTTGCAACACGag GCGTTGAACGGGAGATTGCGTCTCTTCAACTGGAGGAAA AATTGGTGGCAGAGATTAAGAAGACGGCCAAAACTGGAAATGAG GCTGCTACGAGAATTTTAGCTCGCCAACTTGTACGACTGCGTCAACAGATAACTAATTTGCAGGGGAGTCGTGCCCAAATTAGAGGTGTCGCAACTCATACACAG GCATTATATGCCAGTACCTCGATTTCTACTGGAATGAAAGGAGCAACTAAGGCAATGGTGGCAATGAACAAG CAAATGGCTCCCGCAAAGCAAGCAAAAGTAATAAAAGAGTTCCAAAAGCAGTCGGCACAAATGGATATGACG ATAGAGATGATGTCGGAAGCTATTGATGAAACTTTAGATAAAGATGAGGCCGAAGAGGAAACGGAAGAGCTCACCAACCAG GTGCTTGATGAGATTGGTGTGGATATTGCTTCTCAG TTATCTTCAGCTCCAAAGGGTCGGATTGCATCAAAGAATGCTGCTCCCCCAGTTAATGTCAA GTCCGAGCCTACTACTGATGTTGATGATCTTGAGAAAAGATTGGCATCTCTACGACGACTTTGA
- the LOC107924908 gene encoding protein LSD1: MQSQIVCSGCRSNLLYPRGATNVCCALCNTITQVPLPGMDMGQLICGGCRTLLMYARGGTSVRCSCCHTLNLAPAPNQIAHINCGHCRTTLMYPYGAPSVKCAICQYVTNVGTGNARAPFCFNRPNQIASAGTMPSTSTSQTVVVENPMSVDESGKLVSNVVVGITTDKK; encoded by the exons ATGCAGAGCCAGATAGTTTGCAGTGGGTGTAGGAGCAATCTTCTTTATCCTAGAGGAGCTACAAATGTTTGCTGTGCATTATGCAATACAATTACACAAGTCCCTCTCCCTG GGATGGATATGGGTCAACTCATATGTGGAGGTTGTCGAACATTGCTAATGTATGCACGTGGAGGAACAAGTGTGAGATGTTCTTGCTGTCACACCCTTAACCTTGCACCAG CACCCAACCAGATAGCTCATATCAATTGCGGGCACTGCCGGACAACATTAATGTATCCATATGGAGCTCCATCTGTCAAATGTGCTATCTGTCAATATGTTACTAATGTTGGT ACGGGCAATGCAAGGGCTCCATTTTGCTTTAACCGACCTAATCAAATAGCTTCTGCAGGGACCATGCCATCTACTTCAACA AGCCAAACAGTTGTGGTTGAGAATCCCATGTCAGTCGATGAGAGTGGAAAATTG GTGAGCAACGTCGTGGTCGGCATAACAACAGATAAAAAATGA
- the LOC107925176 gene encoding lysine-specific demethylase JMJ18 isoform X3 has protein sequence MEQLKIATNSYMKEVSARWDPDEPCRPNIDDAPVFYPTIEEFEDTLAYIEKIRAEAQSFGICRIVPPPSWTPPCPLKEKDIWEHAKFSTRIQQVDLLQNREPMRKKNRSRKRKRRRHSRMGATRRRANSSSESVVTSETDEKFGFNSGSDFTLEEFQRYADEFKEMYFQRDCSEDLESSMIECRQWEPSWEDIEGEYWRIVEQPKDEVEVYYGADLETGTFGSGFPKVSSVLTGNDADKYATSGWNLNNFPRLQGSVLSFEGCDISGVLVPWLYVGMCFSSFCWHVEDHHLYSLNYMHFGDPKIWYGVPGNQATSLEAAMRKHLPDLFEEQPDLLNELVTQLSPSVLKAEGVPVYRAVQHSGEFVLTFPRAYHAGFNCGFNCAEAVNVAPVDWLEHGQLAVELYSEQHRKTSLSHDKLLLGSARQAIQALRELHVLGRETPGNSRWKRVCGKDGMLTKAFRMRKQMEEERVNCLPPDMPVRKMEKDFDLESERECFSCFYDLHLSACSCKCSPERFACLKHVKSFCSCQDEDKFVLLRYTVDELQMLIEALEGGLDAVKLWASKDLGLVSGIDCDAYLSKWVQDSEVLKFEPAQPRESFSCSSRVEEKMDINTPYLYGHFSSEVSPSERQPATKLKASHVTLDSHNNVVNVGVLVMENRTNSEQDACIDLNLDIISDYPATARKSICDSDSSTNHSVTDVETFLREKSCGFDEVREPVLKRLKSDCSSSVSREYSEKYQHSISTGHDGFEGKKLFGVELQFPHINAGQSNTLLKAETLNCSDVIASMAHQGHPLLNRAVEPLNFGSVIFGKLWCNSQAIFPKGFRSRVKYFSVLDPTKISSYISEVLDIGLLGPLFKVTLEGCPTTTFSNVLPNKCWEMVLQQLNQEILRRKNLGESGLLPLQSLQSINGLEMFGFLSPPIIQAIEALDPNHQCSEYWNHKTACVNNEVKKYALGLSCSVGESKAKIFGVDLTKQDHEDPNQHSVDEEIQVVLRGLFKKASPEELKIMRRILCSDSRSPERRMAYETLMEEIRKTCQ, from the exons ATGGAACAGTTGAAAATTGCAACAAATTCTTATATGAAAGAG GTGTCAGCAAGATGGGATCCAGATGAACCATGCCGGCCTAACATTGATGATGCCCCAGTGTTTTATCCAACTATTGAG GAGTTTGAAGACACACTTGCCTACATAGAAAAAATTCGTGCTGAAGCTCAATCATTTGGTATATGTCGGATTGTTCCGCCACCTTCTTGGACTCCACCCTGTCCTCTTAAAGAGAAAGATATATGGGAACATGCTAAATTTTCTACAAGAATTCAGCAAGTTGATTTACTTCAAAATAGGGAGCcaatgagaaagaaaaatagaagccgGAAACGGAAACGGAGGAGGCATTCAAGAATGGGAGCTACTAGAAGACGAGCCAATTCTAGTTCAGAATCTGTTGTTACTTCTGAGACTGATGAGAAGTTTGGCTTTAATTCAGGATCAGACTTCACTCTTGAAGAATTTCAGAGATATGCAGATGAATTTAAGGAGATGTACTTTCAAAGGGACTGTAGTGAGGATTTAGAGTCCAGTATGATCGAATGTAGGCAATGGGAACCGTCTTGGGAGGACATAGAGGGTGAATACTGGAGGATAGTTGAGCAGCCAAAAGATGAAGTTGAG GTATATTATGGAGCTGACTTGGAAACAGGAACATTTGGCAGTGGCTTTCCTAAGGTGTCTTCTGTGTTAACTGGAAATGATGCAGATAAATATGCAACGTCAGGTTGGAACCTAAATAATTTCCCACGCCTACAAGGTTCAGTGTTATCTTTTGAAGGATGCGATATATCTGGAGTTCTAGTGCCATGGCTCTATGTGGGGATGTGCTTCTCATCATTTTGTTGG CACGTTGAGGACCACCATCTGTATTCGCTAAACTATATGCACTTTGGTGATCCAAAAATATGGTATGGAGTGCCGGGGAACCAGGCTACCTCCTTGGAGGCTGCAATGAGAAAGCATCTGCCTGATTTGTTTGAAGAACAACCTGACCTACTCAATGAATTG GTCACTCAACTGTCTCCTTCAGTTCTGAAAGCTGAGGGTGTACCAGTGTATCGGGCCGTACAACATTCTGGGGAGTTTGTTCTTACCTTTCCAAGAGCGTATCATGCTGGATTTAATTGTGGTTTCAACTGTGCTGAGGCAGTGAATGTTGCTCCTGTTGATTGGCTAGAACATGGTCAACTTGCAGTTGAGCTCTACAGTGAGCAGCATCGCAAGACATCACTGTCCCATGACAAGCTACTCCTGGGATCAGCTCGGCAAGCCATCCAAGCTCTCAGGGAGTTACATGTTCTTGGCAGAGAAACGCCAGGAAATTCGAGGTGGAAACGTGTATGCGGGAAGGATGGGATGCTTACGAAGGCATTTAGG ATGAGAAAGCAGATGGAAGAGGAACGAGTAAATTGCCTTCCCCCTGATATGCCTGTACGAAAGATGGAAAAAGACTTTGATTTGGAAAGTGAGAGGGAATGTTTCTCTTGTTTCTATGACTTGCATCTATCTGCCTGCAGCTGCAAATGCTCTCCTGAACGATTTGCTTGTCTTAAACATGTAAAGAGTTTCTGCTCATGCCAAGATGAAGACAAGTTTGTCCTCCTTCGCTACACCGTTGATGAATTGCAAATGCTAATTGAAGCCCTAGAGGGAGGATTAGATGCTGTTAAACTATGGGCATCCAAAGATCTCGGGTTGGTTTCAGGTATTGATTGTGATGCTTATTTGTCTAAGTGGGTTCAGGACAGTGAGGTATTAAAATTTGAGCCTGCTCAACCAAGGGAAAGTTTCTCTTGTTCCTCAAGAGTGGAAGAAAAGATGGATATTAATACTCCTTACTTGTATGGTCATTTTTCTTCGGAGGTCTCACCATCAGAGCGCCAGCCTGCGACTAAATTAAAAGCCTCTCATGTCACCTTGGATAGTCATAATAACGTCGTAAATGTTGGAGTCCTTGTCATGGAAAACAGAACGAACTCGGAGCAGGATGCCTGCATTGACTTAAATCTTGATATTATATCTGATTATCCTGCAACTGCAAGGAAGTCTATTTGTGATTCTGATAGCTCCACTAACCACAGTGTAACTGATGTTGAGACATTTTTGCGAGAGAAAAGTTGTGGATTTGATGAAGTAAGAGAACCTGTTCTAAAGAGACTCAAGAGTGACTGTAGCTCATCAGTTTCTCGAGAATATTCCGAGAAGTATCAGCATTCAATTTCAACAGGTCATGACGGCTTTGAGGGCAAGAAATTGTTCGGCGTTGAACTTCAGTTTCCACATATCAATGCAGGACAATCAAATACCTTGTTGAAGGCAGAAACTCTCAACTGCTCAGATGTAATTGCGTCTATGGCTCACCAAGGTCATCCATTGTTGAATCGTGCTGTTGAGCCTTTAAATTTTGGATCCGTAATTTTTGGAAAACTATGGTGCAACAGCCAGGCCATATTCCCCAAAG GTTTTAGAAGCCGTGTCAAGTACTTTAGTGTGCTCGACCCAACAAAGATTTCTAGTTACATTTCTGAAGTCTTGGATATTGGGCTACTTGGACCTCTATTTAAG GTTACTTTAGAAGGCTGCCCTACCACAACCTTCTCGAATGTGTTGCCTAACAAATGTTGGGAAATGGTGCTACAGCAGTTAAATCAAGAAATCTTGAGGAGGAAAAACCTAGGAGAAAGTGGGCTCCTACCTTTGCAATCTCTGCAGAGCATCAACGGGCTCGAAATGTTTGGATTTCTCTCACCACCCATAATTCAG GCAATTGAAGCTCTCGATCCCAATCATCAATGTTCGGAGTACTGGAATCACAAGACTGCTTGTGTTAACAATGAAGTTAAAAAGTATGCGCTTGGATTGAGTTGCTCGGTAGGCGAATCAAAAGCAAAAATTTTTGGTGTTGATTTGACAAAGCAAGATCATGAAGATCCCAATCAACATTCTGTTGATGAAGAAATACAGGTAGTCCTAAGAGGACTTTTCAAGAAGGCAAGTCCTGAAGAGTTGAAAATAATGCGCAGGATACTCTGCAGCGACTCACGGAGTCCCGAACGGCGAATGGCATATGAAACATTGATGGAGGAGATCCGTAAAACATGTCAATAA
- the LOC107925176 gene encoding lysine-specific demethylase JMJ18 isoform X1: MEQLKIATNSYMKEDHSSQLSMKRDNNIESLGSPRHRRVSARWDPDEPCRPNIDDAPVFYPTIEEFEDTLAYIEKIRAEAQSFGICRIVPPPSWTPPCPLKEKDIWEHAKFSTRIQQVDLLQNREPMRKKNRSRKRKRRRHSRMGATRRRANSSSESVVTSETDEKFGFNSGSDFTLEEFQRYADEFKEMYFQRDCSEDLESSMIECRQWEPSWEDIEGEYWRIVEQPKDEVEVYYGADLETGTFGSGFPKVSSVLTGNDADKYATSGWNLNNFPRLQGSVLSFEGCDISGVLVPWLYVGMCFSSFCWHVEDHHLYSLNYMHFGDPKIWYGVPGNQATSLEAAMRKHLPDLFEEQPDLLNELVTQLSPSVLKAEGVPVYRAVQHSGEFVLTFPRAYHAGFNCGFNCAEAVNVAPVDWLEHGQLAVELYSEQHRKTSLSHDKLLLGSARQAIQALRELHVLGRETPGNSRWKRVCGKDGMLTKAFRMRKQMEEERVNCLPPDMPVRKMEKDFDLESERECFSCFYDLHLSACSCKCSPERFACLKHVKSFCSCQDEDKFVLLRYTVDELQMLIEALEGGLDAVKLWASKDLGLVSGIDCDAYLSKWVQDSEVLKFEPAQPRESFSCSSRVEEKMDINTPYLYGHFSSEVSPSERQPATKLKASHVTLDSHNNVVNVGVLVMENRTNSEQDACIDLNLDIISDYPATARKSICDSDSSTNHSVTDVETFLREKSCGFDEVREPVLKRLKSDCSSSVSREYSEKYQHSISTGHDGFEGKKLFGVELQFPHINAGQSNTLLKAETLNCSDVIASMAHQGHPLLNRAVEPLNFGSVIFGKLWCNSQAIFPKGFRSRVKYFSVLDPTKISSYISEVLDIGLLGPLFKVTLEGCPTTTFSNVLPNKCWEMVLQQLNQEILRRKNLGESGLLPLQSLQSINGLEMFGFLSPPIIQAIEALDPNHQCSEYWNHKTACVNNEVKKYALGLSCSVGESKAKIFGVDLTKQDHEDPNQHSVDEEIQVVLRGLFKKASPEELKIMRRILCSDSRSPERRMAYETLMEEIRKTCQ, from the exons ATGGAACAGTTGAAAATTGCAACAAATTCTTATATGAAAGAG GATCATTCTTCACAACTTTCCAtgaaaagagataataatattgAGTCTTTGGGCAGTCCTCGACATCGAAGG GTGTCAGCAAGATGGGATCCAGATGAACCATGCCGGCCTAACATTGATGATGCCCCAGTGTTTTATCCAACTATTGAG GAGTTTGAAGACACACTTGCCTACATAGAAAAAATTCGTGCTGAAGCTCAATCATTTGGTATATGTCGGATTGTTCCGCCACCTTCTTGGACTCCACCCTGTCCTCTTAAAGAGAAAGATATATGGGAACATGCTAAATTTTCTACAAGAATTCAGCAAGTTGATTTACTTCAAAATAGGGAGCcaatgagaaagaaaaatagaagccgGAAACGGAAACGGAGGAGGCATTCAAGAATGGGAGCTACTAGAAGACGAGCCAATTCTAGTTCAGAATCTGTTGTTACTTCTGAGACTGATGAGAAGTTTGGCTTTAATTCAGGATCAGACTTCACTCTTGAAGAATTTCAGAGATATGCAGATGAATTTAAGGAGATGTACTTTCAAAGGGACTGTAGTGAGGATTTAGAGTCCAGTATGATCGAATGTAGGCAATGGGAACCGTCTTGGGAGGACATAGAGGGTGAATACTGGAGGATAGTTGAGCAGCCAAAAGATGAAGTTGAG GTATATTATGGAGCTGACTTGGAAACAGGAACATTTGGCAGTGGCTTTCCTAAGGTGTCTTCTGTGTTAACTGGAAATGATGCAGATAAATATGCAACGTCAGGTTGGAACCTAAATAATTTCCCACGCCTACAAGGTTCAGTGTTATCTTTTGAAGGATGCGATATATCTGGAGTTCTAGTGCCATGGCTCTATGTGGGGATGTGCTTCTCATCATTTTGTTGG CACGTTGAGGACCACCATCTGTATTCGCTAAACTATATGCACTTTGGTGATCCAAAAATATGGTATGGAGTGCCGGGGAACCAGGCTACCTCCTTGGAGGCTGCAATGAGAAAGCATCTGCCTGATTTGTTTGAAGAACAACCTGACCTACTCAATGAATTG GTCACTCAACTGTCTCCTTCAGTTCTGAAAGCTGAGGGTGTACCAGTGTATCGGGCCGTACAACATTCTGGGGAGTTTGTTCTTACCTTTCCAAGAGCGTATCATGCTGGATTTAATTGTGGTTTCAACTGTGCTGAGGCAGTGAATGTTGCTCCTGTTGATTGGCTAGAACATGGTCAACTTGCAGTTGAGCTCTACAGTGAGCAGCATCGCAAGACATCACTGTCCCATGACAAGCTACTCCTGGGATCAGCTCGGCAAGCCATCCAAGCTCTCAGGGAGTTACATGTTCTTGGCAGAGAAACGCCAGGAAATTCGAGGTGGAAACGTGTATGCGGGAAGGATGGGATGCTTACGAAGGCATTTAGG ATGAGAAAGCAGATGGAAGAGGAACGAGTAAATTGCCTTCCCCCTGATATGCCTGTACGAAAGATGGAAAAAGACTTTGATTTGGAAAGTGAGAGGGAATGTTTCTCTTGTTTCTATGACTTGCATCTATCTGCCTGCAGCTGCAAATGCTCTCCTGAACGATTTGCTTGTCTTAAACATGTAAAGAGTTTCTGCTCATGCCAAGATGAAGACAAGTTTGTCCTCCTTCGCTACACCGTTGATGAATTGCAAATGCTAATTGAAGCCCTAGAGGGAGGATTAGATGCTGTTAAACTATGGGCATCCAAAGATCTCGGGTTGGTTTCAGGTATTGATTGTGATGCTTATTTGTCTAAGTGGGTTCAGGACAGTGAGGTATTAAAATTTGAGCCTGCTCAACCAAGGGAAAGTTTCTCTTGTTCCTCAAGAGTGGAAGAAAAGATGGATATTAATACTCCTTACTTGTATGGTCATTTTTCTTCGGAGGTCTCACCATCAGAGCGCCAGCCTGCGACTAAATTAAAAGCCTCTCATGTCACCTTGGATAGTCATAATAACGTCGTAAATGTTGGAGTCCTTGTCATGGAAAACAGAACGAACTCGGAGCAGGATGCCTGCATTGACTTAAATCTTGATATTATATCTGATTATCCTGCAACTGCAAGGAAGTCTATTTGTGATTCTGATAGCTCCACTAACCACAGTGTAACTGATGTTGAGACATTTTTGCGAGAGAAAAGTTGTGGATTTGATGAAGTAAGAGAACCTGTTCTAAAGAGACTCAAGAGTGACTGTAGCTCATCAGTTTCTCGAGAATATTCCGAGAAGTATCAGCATTCAATTTCAACAGGTCATGACGGCTTTGAGGGCAAGAAATTGTTCGGCGTTGAACTTCAGTTTCCACATATCAATGCAGGACAATCAAATACCTTGTTGAAGGCAGAAACTCTCAACTGCTCAGATGTAATTGCGTCTATGGCTCACCAAGGTCATCCATTGTTGAATCGTGCTGTTGAGCCTTTAAATTTTGGATCCGTAATTTTTGGAAAACTATGGTGCAACAGCCAGGCCATATTCCCCAAAG GTTTTAGAAGCCGTGTCAAGTACTTTAGTGTGCTCGACCCAACAAAGATTTCTAGTTACATTTCTGAAGTCTTGGATATTGGGCTACTTGGACCTCTATTTAAG GTTACTTTAGAAGGCTGCCCTACCACAACCTTCTCGAATGTGTTGCCTAACAAATGTTGGGAAATGGTGCTACAGCAGTTAAATCAAGAAATCTTGAGGAGGAAAAACCTAGGAGAAAGTGGGCTCCTACCTTTGCAATCTCTGCAGAGCATCAACGGGCTCGAAATGTTTGGATTTCTCTCACCACCCATAATTCAG GCAATTGAAGCTCTCGATCCCAATCATCAATGTTCGGAGTACTGGAATCACAAGACTGCTTGTGTTAACAATGAAGTTAAAAAGTATGCGCTTGGATTGAGTTGCTCGGTAGGCGAATCAAAAGCAAAAATTTTTGGTGTTGATTTGACAAAGCAAGATCATGAAGATCCCAATCAACATTCTGTTGATGAAGAAATACAGGTAGTCCTAAGAGGACTTTTCAAGAAGGCAAGTCCTGAAGAGTTGAAAATAATGCGCAGGATACTCTGCAGCGACTCACGGAGTCCCGAACGGCGAATGGCATATGAAACATTGATGGAGGAGATCCGTAAAACATGTCAATAA
- the LOC107925058 gene encoding vetispiradiene synthase 3, with amino-acid sequence MDTAMASSAGLVSVCQALIGMEEADETAYQWLINTDNKLHKAVNKIARLYDDITTNEDEEKRGLVCGTSCYMKQYSVTRQEAVEAYREMIEVAWKDMNEGCLKPMPVSNKIAVRALNVARLVLVLYKKDDGFTRPELSLKDAIAKLLIHPIPLCD; translated from the exons ATGGACACTGCAATGGCGTCAAGTGCAGGCCTTGTTTCAGTCTGTCAAGCCTTGATAGGAATGGAAGAAGCGGATGAAACTGCATATCAATGGCTGATCAATACTGATAACAAACTTCACAAAGCCGTGAACAAAATTGCTCGTCTCTATGATGATATCACAACTAATGAG GATGAAGAAAAGAGGGGACTGGTTTGTGGAACCAGTTGTTACATGAAACAATATAGTGTTACAAGACAGGAAGCGGTCGAAGCTTACAGGGAAATGATTGAGGTTGCTTGGAAAGACATGAACGAAGGTTGTCTTAAACCAATGCCTGTCTCAAACAAAATTGCGGTGCGAGCTCTTAACGTTGCACGTTTAGTTTTGGTTCTTTACAAGAAAGACGATGGATTCACAAGGCCTGAACTATCTTTGAAAGATGCCATCGCCAAACTGCTCATTCATCCCATACCCCTTTGCGATTAA